Proteins found in one Panicum hallii strain FIL2 chromosome 4, PHallii_v3.1, whole genome shotgun sequence genomic segment:
- the LOC112890433 gene encoding tetraspanin-8-like, giving the protein MARLSHGLLGALNLVTLLLSLPVLCAGVYFRMRAATECERALQLPVIAFGGALLVVSLVGLAGAWGHRGAATPFLWAYVVFMFLLVVAVFALTVFAFVVTNRGAGGAVSGRGYREYRLGDYSGWLQARIAEPETWRRVESCLSEARVCGGRPSDGAVGRDATEFYKRHLSPIQSGCCKPPTRCGFRYVNATFWAAPGSGLSTTAAGDGDCRAWSNGMQVLCFECDACKAGVLETVKTKWKAVATVNIALLVLLVVVYTLGCCALRSNGGSRYFKDGARSPLSQRREDGEIETVSSSATEASSPFSTATHDIIQTAA; this is encoded by the exons CCCTGAACCTGGTGACGCTCCTCCTGTCCCTGCCGGTGCTGTGCGCGGGCGTCTACTTCCGCATGCGCGCCGCCACGGAGTGCGAGCGCGCCCTGCAGCTCCCCGTCATCGCGTTCGGCGGCGCGCTTCTGGTGGTCTCCCTCGTCGGCCTCGCGGGTGCCTGGGGGCACCGCGGCGCCGCCACGCCGTTCCTCTGGGCGTACGTGGTGTTCATGTTCCTTCTCGTCGTCGCCGTCTTCGCGCTCACCGTGTTTGCGTTCGTGGTCACCAACCGTGGTGCGGGCGGCGCCGTGTCCGGGCGCGGGTACCGGGAGTACCGCCTCGGGGACTACTCCGGCTGGCTGCAGGCGCGGATCGCCGAGCCGGAGACGTGGCGGCGCGTCGAGAGCTGCCTCTCCGAGGCGCGCGTGTGCGGCGGCCGGCCGTCCGACGGCGCCGTGGGCCGAGACGCCACGGAATTCTACAAGCGACACCTCTCGCCCATCCAG TCTGGTTGCTGCAAGCCGCCCACGCGGTGCGGGTTCCGGTATGTGAACGCCACCTTCTGGGCGGCCCCGGGATCGGGGTTGtccacgacggcggccggcgacggtgACTGCCGGGCATGGAGCAACGGCATGCAGGTGCTGTGCTTCGAGTGCGATGCGTGCAAGGCCGGCGTGCTGGAGACTGTCAAGACGAAGTGGAAGGCGGTCGCGACCGTGAATATTGCCCTCCTCGTGCTCCTCGTCGTTGTCTACACGCTCGGGTGCTGCGCCTTGCGCAGCAATGGCGGAAGCCGGTACTTCAAGGACGGTG CACGCTCTCCGTTAAGCCAGAGAAGAGAAGATGGCGAGATCGAGACTGTATCGTCTTCAGCAACGGAGGCGTCATCACCGTTTTCCACCGCAACTCACGACATCATCCAAACGGCGGCATAA